The Leishmania panamensis strain MHOM/PA/94/PSC-1 chromosome 32 sequence genome window below encodes:
- a CDS encoding hypothetical protein (TriTrypDB/GeneDB-style sysID: LpmP.32.1240) — protein MNLSPTITRVHVNASWGFHILDAGAPPAMMATSMWVCVSFSVAVLFLEVRPAAIRRVRASAVHEAGVITDDVQRSAHPRWLWRLLIAVWTCALYDLVYRTCSCCVLSPHMLARRRLLPLGNSFVWDGLWTEWVNWVRFYIFCTPFATMSAATQPNSCADWKLPLAGALAYDQYPEYAALNLSRPPTPAEVRRYHSVCLASLAITWIAVVALHGQYTLVRRIFSGALLSGTASPDYLVAHEPARVEAEAEGQAMCTHNFTTALDAAEAPGDDSWVDSPEAIAEEARWLQQDEQLGLEQGLGYRVSVSAQITASSTWHILWQCWPSFAAAVYATLYAFVGGLPLLMILLFPAALLVLSVMTMLVPV, from the coding sequence ATGAATTTATCACCGACGATTACCCGGGTACACGTCAATGCAAGCTGGGGCTTTCACATTCTGGATGCTGGCGCACCTCCCGCGATGATGGCCACATCgatgtgggtatgtgtgtccTTCAGTGTTGCAGTACTTTTTCTAGAGGTGCGCCCCGCCGCAATACGCCGCGTCCGAGCTTCGGCAGTGCACGAGGCTGGCGTGATCACGGATGATGTGCAGAGGTCTGCGCACCCTCGCTGGCTGTGGCGCCTGCTGATTGCTGTATGGACATGCGCGCTTTACGACCTGGTGTACCGaacctgcagctgctgtgtgcTATCGCCCCATATGCTTGCTCGTCGTCgattgctgccgctgggAAACAGCTTTGTCTGGGATGGACTGTGGACCGAGTGGGTGAACTGGGTACGCTTCTACATATTTTGCACGCCTTTTGCGACCATGTCTGCGGCGACACAACCCAACTCATGCGCAGACTGGAAGCTTCCCCTTGCTGGCGCTCTGGCCTATGACCAGTATCCAGAATACGCAGCGTTGAACTTGAGTCGCCCGCCTACCCCAGCTGAGGTGAGGCGCTACCATAGCGTGTGTCTCGCATCGCTTGCGATCACTTGGATAGCGGTGGTGGCTCTGCACGGGCAGTACACTCTAGTGCGCCGTATCTTCTCTGGCGCACTGTTGTCTGGTACGGCGAGTCCCGACTACCTTGTAGCTCATGAGCCAGCgcgcgtggaggcggaggcggaggggcaAGCAATGTGTACACACAACTTTACCACAGCACTTGACGCCGCGGAGGCCCCGGGTGACGATTCGTGGGTGGACAGTCCTGAGGCTATCGCCGAGGAGGCACGTTGGTTACAGCAAGACGAGCAGCTGGGTCTAGAGCAAGGGTTAGGGTATCGAGTAAGCGTGTCTGCCCAGATTACTGCTTCGTCTACTTGGCATATTCTGTGGCAGTGCTGGCCATCGTTTGCGGCCGCCGTCTACGCGACGCTCTACGCCTTTGTTGGCGGATTGCCACTTCTCATGattctcctctttcctgcaGCTCTTTTGGTTCTCTCTGTCATGACGATGCTCGTCCCGGTGTGA
- a CDS encoding kinetoplast polyadenylation/uridylation factor 2, putative (TriTrypDB/GeneDB-style sysID: LpmP.32.1210), translating to MPLLKSFNRCLPGFSVRSSAYTNIYRWCSSPSQSPIPEQPQQTQAHPSPITNSGLGVSHPAASLDLGLNFAKMDFEAVARATQSAIARERSASHLSQQRLEKLEARLKKQVNTSAAPQHAKPAPAPPLALSSDGIPCEPAPASHSASSPQSRRDNHSPVPGQQLPPSPTQRSHHFFGRDGSATRYSLLDMLKDCVADGQGVRALQLFTNAVDQACRQVLVPDGSAKSAAAVTASDSGSVASSTTPELECFGAMRKMLASLPPRQPRDRAAHLTRAANVKNMRGIMRWTGQHYYLLWKCLLEAGHVEELLRVWSVMQHIGFVEYQLEERTANALMALLRRTAQPTEVMIATVVSPDISVAEATSHQKDIRRELMKGLAQAAAARKFKLTDVNRRVAEGIRIAEALRRTEQGCDGRHTSADPGAAHDDDDGANATLVTDTDEAAVVVGDFNGLLRRARTFEGTNRVLHMMAKLNIEKEAITYASLIAALHNPQYVLPGHTAEELAGHQTGGATSPQPTGIEESGGTVKDVSTSGYPSTSVDPSRTKTSYEAYKEERIKAGMAWFAACPETQRTADVFNELLYLLRAKSHWLQFDTALTQLRGNAVVTETEWPEILRSAETHTPRSVSAITEVSSVSGPILPPRWSTWPNGKTYELLIHRARYVHQWEVMWALYEEMIASDVRGTPRVYEVLLVEARSHPPQSVLAAEGSGDTDASSRFLLRLYEELRRNGGDVHSLKGTLNVVNAWSKARTKSNRWGS from the coding sequence ATGCCTCTTCTAAAGTCGTTTAACCGGTGCTTGCCGGGCTTCTCTGTCCGGTCTTCTGCCTATACCAACATTTATCGATGGTGCAGCAGTCCTTCGCAGTCGCCCATACcagagcagccgcagcagacgcagGCACACCCGTCGCCGATCACCAACAGCGGGTTGGGCGTATCCCACCCGGCTGCTTCTCTCGACCTCGGCTTGAACTTTGCTAAGATGGACTTTGAGGCGGTGGCAAGGGCGACACAGTCCGCCATCGCCCGTGAGCGCAGTGCTAGCCATTTGTCTCAACAACGCTTGGAGAAACTAGAGGCGAGGCTGAAGAAGCAGGTCAACACGAGCGCAGCTCCTCAGCATGCTAAGccagctccagcgccgcctcttgCGCTATCGTCAGATGGAATCCCTTGCGAACCTGCACCTGCTTCTCACTCTGCATCATCGCCGCAGAGCCGTCGCGACAACCACTCTCCAGTACCCGGTCAGCAACTACCGCCGTCACCGACTCAGCGTTCACATCACTTTTTCGGTCGAGATGGTTCAGCCACCCGCTACTCTCTACTGGATATGCTGAAGGACTGCGTAGCTGACGGACAGGGAGTGCGAGCCCTACAACTTTTCACAAACGCCGTGGACCAGGCATGTCGACAAGTGCTGGTCCCCGACGGCTCCGCAAAAAGTgcggccgccgtcaccgcatCGGACTCGGGTAGCGTAGCCTCAAGCACCACTCCGGAATTGGAGTGCTTTGGGGCGATGCGCAAGATGCtggcctccctccctccgagACAGCCGCGAGATCGTGCGGCGCATCTCACGCGCGCGGCAAACGTCAAGAACATGCGGGGTATTATGCGGTGGACTGGCCAGCACTACTACCTGCTGTGGAAGTGCCTCCTCGAGGCTGGGCacgtggaggagctgctccgGGTCTGGTCTGTTATGCAGCATATCGGGTTCGTGGAGTACCAGCTGGAAGAGCGCACAGCCAACGCGCTGATGGCCCTGCTCCGTCGCACAGCACAACCGACGGAGGTCATGATAGCCACGGTAGTGAGTCCTGACATTTCTGTGGCAGAGGCGACGTCCCATCAGAAGGATATTCGGCGCGAACTGATGAAGGGGCTGGCGcaggccgctgcagcacgaaaGTTCAAGTTGACTGACGTAAACCGTCGTGTCGCTGAGGGCATTCGAATCGCCGAGGCGCTGAGGCGCACCGAGCAGGGCTGCGACGGCAGACACACATCAGCGGACCCCGGTGCGGctcacgacgacgacgacggagcGAATGCGACGTTGGTCACTGACACCGATGAAGCCGCGGTTGTGGTTGGCGACTTTAATGGACTTCTCCGCCGTGCACGCACTTTCGAGGGGACCAACCGCGTTCTGCACATGATGGCGAAGCTGAACATTGAAAAAGAGGCCATCACATACGCAAGCCTCATCGCGGCACTGCACAACCCCCAGTATGTGCTGCCAGGACACACAGCCGAAGAGCTAGCAGGGCACCAAACCGGAGGAGCTACCTCGCCCCAGCCTACGGGCATCGAGGAAAGCGGAGGCACAGTGAAGGACGTTTCGACGTCTGGTTACCCAAGCACCTCGGTCGACCCTTCACGGACCAAGACGTCCTACGAGGCCTACAAAGAAGAGCGCATTAAGGCCGGCATGGCATGGTTTGCAGCGTGTCCCGAGACGCAGCGCACAGCCGATGTGTTCAATGAACTGCTCTACCTGCTTCGTGCCAAGTCGCACTGGCTTCAGTTTGATACAGCGCTAACGCAGCTTCGCGGCAACGCCGTGGTCACAGAAACTGAGTGGCCCGAGATACTCCGTAGTGCAGAGACCCACACACCACGGTCAGTGTCCGCCATCACCGAGGTCTCTTCAGTCTCAGGCCCTATTCTTCCTCCGCGATGGTCTACTTGGCCAAACGGAAAAACGTACGAGTTGCTCATCCACCGCGCCCGCTACGTGCACCAGTGGGAGGTAATGTGGGCATTGTATGAAGAAATGATTGCCAGCGATGTTCGTGGCACCCCCCGCGTGTACGAGGTCCTCCTCGTGGAAGCTCGCAGTCACCCACCACAGTCGGTACTGGCTGCCGAGGGCTCCGGTGACACTGATGCCTCCTCCAGGtttcttctccgtctctACGAGGAGCTACgccgcaacggcggcgacgtgcaCTCACTGAAAGGAACGCTTAACGTTGTGAACGCATGGTCAAAGGCCCGGACAAAGTCTAATAGGTGGGGCTCCTGA
- a CDS encoding hypothetical protein (TriTrypDB/GeneDB-style sysID: LpmP.32.1220) gives MDASAQHHSLELDQVTCPHYYHCVLHDVSFQLPVREIAARLVPNKDSDLVQRLAGAGCRIVPHQLHMYKEPLEKKFGYVSFFIRQEPHSTTDADYVHRLVCEWIAVDLASQLATTQCKVQLSQPPECHSSESFLNTFRRRCPLLDPKLVSDPMKLETFILTRVRFAQHRGNVSINELNAMHCDSAKVATSVDHRGTETGSSMSVGLTGTESETDSGVHSATRTRDEHVWKCVGTFSIAALSSKELVWLKKQLPSFPPLLITNGDVNTTHCDEVKLAQFFEASLTPLFTVEKVKGEAGVAIVCSET, from the coding sequence ATGGACGCGTCGGCACAGCATCACTCTTTGGAGCTAGACCAGGTCACGTGCCCCCATTACTACCACTGTGTGTTGCACGACGTTTCGTTTCAACTCCCCGTCAGGGAAATTGCAGCACGGTTGGTGCCCAACAAGGACTCCGACCtagtgcagcgcctcgcagGTGCCGGCTGCCGCATTGTTCCGCACCAGCTGCACATGTACAAGGAACCACTGGAGAAGAAGTTTGGTTATGTTTCTTTCTTTATTCGACAAGAGCCGCACTCCACGACAGACGCCGATTACGTTCACCGTCTTGTGTGCGAATGGATTGCCGTCGACCTCGCCTCTCAGCTGGCTACAACGCAATGCAAAGTGCAGCTCTCCCAGCCGCCGGAGTGTCATTCGTCGGAGTCGTTTCTGAATACGTTCCGCCGAAGGTGCCCTCTGCTTGATCCCAAGCTGGTATCAGACCCCATGAAACTGGAGACGTTTATACTGACCCGCGTGCGTTTTGCTCAGCACCGCGGTAATGTGTCGATCAATGAGTTGAATGCTATGCACTGCGACAGCGCAAAGGTCGCCACTTCGGTCGACCATCGGGGCACTGAGACAGGAAGCAGTATGAGTGTCGGGTTGACGGGTACGGAAAGTGAAACAGACAGTGGTGTGCACAGTGCAACTCGCACACGGGACGAACATGTGTGGAAGTGCGTCGGCACCTTCTCAATTGCTGCTCTGTCGTCCAAGGAGCTCGTATGGCTGAAGAAGCAGCTCCCTTCCTTTCCACCGCTGCTAATCACGAACGGTGATGTTAACACGACCCACTGCGATGAGGTGAAGCTAGCTCAGTTTTTTGAGGCCTCGCTCACTCCTCTCTTTACCGTGGAAAAGGTGAAAGGGGAAGCAGGCGTAGCTATCGTGTGCTCTGAGACATGA
- a CDS encoding long chain polyunsaturated fatty acid elongation enzyme-like protein (TriTrypDB/GeneDB-style sysID: LpmP.32.1230) translates to MISIERAEKIAAAIELPDWVLRMSASLMYSCFGPFVDAFERSVKMYCSAQYAFVESWMHAHAHPFAKRLPYLNPWHGVASILAYLCLILAFRVLCPFLSKLSCRSLGLVHNLGLHLLSLYMCLGLLISARAAGYSLWNNAAGTSPAEWRIAKLIWLFYVSKVVEWLDTVIMLLKQNHHQVTFLHVYHHSTIFVLWWLATLAAPAGESYYSAMVNSGVHVVMYGYYFLTLLFPTGNVRNVLNRFKFVITKGQMWQFFFNCLQSAYDLVWVPRENLKYSPALLQLLLCYMISLLALFGNFLVKSKKKPLRHHHVDAATASAAKRDRAAKS, encoded by the coding sequence ATGATTTCTATCGAGCGGGCAGAGAAGATCGCGGCAGCGATCGAGCTGCCTGACTGGGTCCTGAGAATGTCTGCATCACTCATGTACAGCTGCTTTGGGCCCTTTGTCGACGCTTTTGAGAGGAGTGTCAAGATGTACTGCTCGGCGCAGTACGCATTTGTGGAGTCGTGGATGCACGCGCACGCCCATCCGTTCGCGAAGCGCCTGCCCTATCTGAACCCATGGCACGGTGTCGCCTCGATACTAGCCTACCTCTGCCTCATCCTCGCCTTTCGCGTGTTGTGTCCGTTCCTCAGCAAGCTCTCGTGCCGCAGTCTTGGGTTGGTGCACAACCTCGggctccaccttctctccttGTATATGTGCCTTGGCCTCCTGAtcagcgcgcgcgccgcaggGTACTCGCTCTGGAACAATGCGGCCGGCACCTCGCCGGCTGAGTGGCGCATCGCGAAGCTCATCTGGCTATTCTACGTCTCGAAGGTGGTGGAGTGGTTGGACACGGTCATCATGCTGTTAAAGCAGAATCACCACCAGGTGACCTTCCTGCATGTGTACCACCACTCGACCATTTTTGTGCTGTGGTGGTTGGCGACACTGGCCGCTCCGGCCGGCGAGTCGTACTACAGCGCCATGGTAAACTCTGGCGTCCACGTTGTCATGTACGGCTACTACTTTCTTACGCTACTTTTCCCAACCGGCAACGTCCGCAACGTCTTGAACAGGTTCAAGTTTGTCATTACGAAAGGCCAAATGTGGCAGTTCTTCTTCAACTGTCTACAGTCGGCGTACGACCTTGTGTGGGTGCCGCGGGAGAATCTCAAGTATAGCCccgccctgctgcagctcctcctgtGTTACATGATCTCTCTCCTGGCGCTTTTTGGCAATTTCTTGGTaaagagcaagaagaagcccttgcgccaccaccacgttgATGCTGCGACCGCTTCAGCCGCAAAAAGGGACAGGGCGGCGAAGTCGTAG